The genomic window GCGTGGTGCTGGGCGCCCACCGGCTGGAGCAGCCCGAGGAGTCCCAGCAGGTCTTCGGCATCGAGGAGTCCATCGCGCACCCGCTCTACGACCCCCGCACGGTGGACAACGACATCCGCCTGCTCAGGGtgagccccgcgcccccccgctGGGGTCCCCGGGGGTCCCGGCAGGTCCccgcgcccggcccggccgccgctAGGTGTCAGCGCTTCGCCGGGGAGCGGCGCTGGAGGCGGCCGAGGAGGGGCCGACCCCggccgggggggctgcccgCGACCCCCGTCCCCCGTCCGGACCGGGACCGCTCCCGGGGCGCGGGGGGTCCAAAAtcagccggggccggggcggtgGGGAGGGGGCCCCGGCAGTAGCCGGGCTGGCCTGGGGAGGGtggtggggcaggagctgccggggggcgggggggtctGGAGGCAAGGAGGCACCCGCGCCccccgctccctgcccagcTGAACAGGTCGGCCACGCTGAACAAGTACGTGAAGCGCATCCGCCTGCCCCCGCCGCACGTCGACCTGAAGCCCGGGACCgtctgcctggtgctgggctggggggacacCTCCAACTACGGCGAGCACCCCGAGCAGCTGATGGAGACCGACACCGCCATCGTCAAGCGCAGCCTGTGCCGGACGCTGTGGCGAGGCCGCGTCTCGGCCAACATGCTGTGCGGGGCCAGCCGCAACGCCACGCTGAGGGGCGTCTGCGCGGTGAGTGCGTGCCCAGCCTCGGCCCCGCCGTCCCAGGGGGATGCTATTCTCCCTCGTGTCCCCTCACTTTGCAGGGTGACTCTGGGGGACCTCTGATCTTCAAGAGGAAGGTTTACGGCATCGTCTCCTTCTCCGGGGAGAGATGCGGGGACCGCCGGTACCCTGACATTTACACCAAGCTCTCCAACTACATCGACTGGGTGCACCTCATTGTGCTCAAGCACCGCCACCCCGAGGGGCAGCAGAAGCACAAGCCAGGTCCGGGGGCAGCGAAGGGTCCTGGAGCAGGCAGACTGTGGGGGCCAGCAGGGGGGCCGAGGCATCGCAGTGGTCCGGCAGCTCCCAGGAgtgcagggaagggctgggacTCCTGGGCCCCCCTCCAGCTCCAGGGGCTTTGATGGGGATGGGAACTGACAGCGAGGGCTCACAgctcctgcctcagtttccccacgTGCTCCAAGGCAATGCAGGAGACTGATTTTGACTGTTAGTGAGGAGCCAAGcatccccctcctgccccctcccGGCTTGTACAAAGAGTCCCAGCACCTTGCTTCCCCTCTCGCAGCAGCAGCATTCTCTTCCCTCAATAAAACCTTCCCAGACCTCTGTCTGCCAGTCCTGCtcagccagcagagcccagccccgctgctcaGCCCCCTTTAATCCCTCCTTGGCAGCTGGTCCCAAGGGGGTGATTGGGGCCCAACCTTAACCTTGCCCTGCCCGGGGCAGCTGCCCCTCACCTCCTGCCGGGATTTCCTTTCTCCAGGCTTCCCTTCTGTCCTTTCCCTGCCCCACGTTGCTGGCACAGGGAGGATGGGCAGTGCCACCCCGGGGCCATGGGCTCggtgctccccacagcccccctcTCTGGGTGTCCTGTTGCTCCCCCCGCAGCCACTctgtgctgtccccagccagaCCCCCTGCCTTGCCCCGGGGCAGGGTTCagtgcagcaggggctgcaggagaggagggcaggaccagaccctgctcagcaccaggcacTGCCATGAGCTGGGGCCTGAACCCAGGCACTGCCACCCCACGGGGcgcccccagcagctgccttcccACGGGGGGCAGCCTCCtcgtcccgtcccgtcccacCCTGTCTCATCCAGCCTCATCCCACCACGCACTCTGGGACCCCCCATCATGAGAACCACAGACACGGCCCGGGGCAGGTTCCCAGCACGCCCGCTCCCACCCCGCGCTGGCAGAGGGGCCGGGGACGCCCCCGGGGGGCTCCATCCTCACCCCCTGCCCAGCACGCCGCTGGCACAGGGTCGAGCACCGACCCCGGGGGTCAGGGGACGTGTTGAGCTGCGGCGGGGTCTCAGCCAACACACACAGCGCACGGCTCTTGCCCAGCTTTGCGGCCATCTCTGGGGACAATGGAGCCGTTCCCCGCTCCcggttgtttgttttatctgcaAATTGCTGGCACGCCACGGCTGCGGGGTGCAGCGGCCCTGCCTGCGGAGGGTCCCatgggaggctggggctgcggcTGTGCCACGGGACATCCCTCGgttgggcagggcagggggcacaAAGGGCAGGGCTGAGATGTCCCCAGAAAGTAGCCCTCCCTCTGGTCCCCATGGTCCCTGcgctggggagcccagcaccctgctcgCTGCGGTGGCCTTGGGGACACCAGGGACACCGAGCAGAGGCCGGAccctgccaggctgccagcCTCCAAGGAAGCCCCAAATCCCTGTGGGCTCCCTGGGAAGCCACGGCCCTGAGGACGCCGGGGAAGGGCTGCCAGCCTCGGGGCTTCCACACGCTGCTGGGAACCCCGGGGAGCCGGCGCTTGTCCCGGCGCTTGTCCCGGCTCGCCCCAGACCACCCAAAAAACGCAGGGAAGGAGCCGCCCGACTCACGGCCGTGTTCTGGGAGCCGAAATCTCccgcccagcagcagcaccgacGTCGCTGCCACAGCCCGAGCCTGCAGCCTTGGTGTGGgtcagcaccagcagcctcgGGGCCAAAGCCCCAGGGCCAGGACTGGGGTGGGTGGAGGAAGGGGGCAAGaagccccccggccccgtgtGCTGCAAACGCTGGCACCAGGGAAAGCCCTGGCAGAGCCCTGGCCGTGCCCTTACACCCATCccgcaggcagggagcagctcagAGGTGAGCGGGGCAGGTACCAGGGCTGCGGGTCGGGGTGGCCGGGCCGCACGCTgaccccagccccggggcaggggaCCCGGCCGGGGGCACGGCCGCAGCTCCTGGCGTCCCGCGGGAGCCAAGCCGCAGGCTGCAGCCCGGCTCCTGCGGCTGCGTCCGCCGGGGGAGCATCGCACATCAGGACTCAATTAATGGCAGGAATTGTTTTGTGAAATACCAAACCCTTACGGCACTCACTGATATTAGGAACATATTTGATTTGCATTGCtggttgctcttttttttttttcctcctctctctcccctttcctttcttattgCTGCTCAGAGACTTGGCCAGGGTGGAAAAACCCCGACACAAAGCTGAAACAGATGCTGGCGGTGGCCTGGTGCAGCCGGGGAGCCGGGGCCGAGCAGGGCGCACTTCACCTGCTCCCTGCCGCCCCGCCACGGGGACGCTGCCGCTGCTGCGAGCTCGGGCCCGTGTCCACGCCGGGACGGCCGTTACCGGAGGGGACAAAGCTCCTGGGACACGCTGCCGCACGCACCAGGCGCCCCCCCTGTGCACGCCCCCCCTGCCGCCCTGCAGGTCCCCCGGCACCAGGGCACAGCCCCGTGGGACACAGCAGAGCAACAAAACCAGACCCGCAGcaccttttattctttttttaattgtaatccAAATTGTAACCACAGCTGTAAAATGCTCCTAACAATATGGAATAGGAAATGTGTATGTTCCCATAGCTTCTGCCTCAGGAATCAGAACACAGTcatacaaaaatagaaaatagggtatttatatatatatatattatatatatgatatTTATATAAAGGCAACAGCTTCTTGGTGTCAGAGACGAGATGGTATTTACACAGGTCACAATGcacacaaaaagagagagaagtaaCAATAAATAcagagggagtgagagagcggcgGGTGTGGGAaaggggggctggagggggctgcGCCTGCCCCTGAGCGCGGCTGGGGGTCCCGGGGCCactcctgccccgtgcccccgtgggggctctgcagccctcTGCCCGCAGCGGCCCGGGCTGCTCGCCGAGGGGTTTTGGCCACGGCGGGGTGAGCGAGGGCGAGCGGCGTCCCCATCGCCACCGAGGGGGCTGGACGCCTGCTCTGAGCAGGCCTGGGAGAACCTAAGCTAACATCAGTTTTAACATGCACGTGCTAAAACTtcgggggaaaaaaacatacatatatatgtgcatatatgtatgtatatgcgTATAAAAATAGAGATCTATCCGTCTCAATCCGGCGCAGCTCCGTGCTCCgtttcctgctgctggcagctggggctgagcccctcCGGGGAAAGATAAAGCGCAGATTCCCACTTGACCCCGAGGTCCCGGCCAGAAACGTCAGCAGAGTACCAAGAATTcaatccaaaaataaataggCCCGGGGCGGCCGTCCAAGGACACGTGGGGGGGCAGCGTGCAGCGGTGCGGACGCCCCCTCGATGCCGCGGGCACGGAGCAGCCCAGGTGGCCCCGCGCAGCCCCGGCACGGCTGGCAGGGCCGGGAACCGGGCCCTCTGCGGCTGCATAACATACACAGATATAAATAAGGACCTTTTATCTTAATAAATATCAGGTATATGGTTTGTACAATATACACATAATGCCCCTGTCTCCTGGGTCCGGCCTTGCGGCGAAGGAAGGATTCACACGTAGTTTTCCTCGGCGTTGTCCGTCTCCAGGGAGAACTTGGCCGCGGCTGGAAATGGCAGAAAAGGGGGAAAGCGGTGAGCGGGTGCAGCGGGGGGGCAGAGCCCCACACCGGCGGCCCCGGCTGCCCCGCGCCCCGCTCACCCGAGCAGCTCCCGTAGTGGCGCACGCCGATGGAGCGCCCCAGGTGGCACGTGGCCCGCCGCAGGTGGCACGCCGACGGGTAGGTGACGTTGTTGTTGCCGCAGAGGGCATGGTCCAGGCTGGTGGGCTCGGGGCACGGAGCCGTCCGGCACGTCACGCAGTGCGCGCTGCCCGTCTGGTCCACCACGCAGGTGTGGGTGCCGGGGCACACCACGCTGGAGCAGGACTCTGCGGGGAAGCACAACGCGGACGCAGCTcagcagccccgggcagggcgGGCCTGGCACCACCAGCACGCTGCCACCGCGCCAGCGGCCGTGGGGGGACGAGGGAGCAGGAGCCGTCCGTGCCGTGGGGAGCCGACGACCCCGCCGCAGCACCCGAGAGAGGGCGCAGGGCCAGAGCCTGGCTTGGCCGATGAGACCTGGCTGGGACAAGTGGCCCCACGCAGGTGCCTTGGCAG from Oxyura jamaicensis isolate SHBP4307 breed ruddy duck chromosome 28 unlocalized genomic scaffold, BPBGC_Ojam_1.0 oxy28_random_OJ72636, whole genome shotgun sequence includes these protein-coding regions:
- the LOC118158495 gene encoding serine protease 57-like isoform X2 gives rise to the protein MVTALLILSLGGSVLLPALGPTGARGSWVIGGKAALPHSWPFIASIQMDGHHFCGGFLVWPKWVMTAAHCPIPRRNPSVRVVLGAHRLEQPEESQQVFGIEESIAHPLYDPRTVDNDIRLLRLNRSATLNKYVKRIRLPPPHVDLKPGTVCLVLGWGDTSNYGEHPEQLMETDTAIVKRSLCRTLWRGRVSANMLCGASRNATLRGVCARKVYGIVSFSGERCGDRRYPDIYTKLSNYIDWVHLIVLKHRHPEGQQKHKPGPGAAKGPGAGRLWGPAGGPRHRSGPAAPRSAGKGWDSWAPLQLQGL
- the LOC118158495 gene encoding serine protease 57-like isoform X1; protein product: MVTALLILSLGGSVLLPALGPTGARGSWVIGGKAALPHSWPFIASIQMDGHHFCGGFLVWPKWVMTAAHCPIPRRNPSVRVVLGAHRLEQPEESQQVFGIEESIAHPLYDPRTVDNDIRLLRLNRSATLNKYVKRIRLPPPHVDLKPGTVCLVLGWGDTSNYGEHPEQLMETDTAIVKRSLCRTLWRGRVSANMLCGASRNATLRGVCAGDSGGPLIFKRKVYGIVSFSGERCGDRRYPDIYTKLSNYIDWVHLIVLKHRHPEGQQKHKPGPGAAKGPGAGRLWGPAGGPRHRSGPAAPRSAGKGWDSWAPLQLQGL